The stretch of DNA GGGCTGGCTACCTGGCACACCAGGAAAATGCCCCGCGGACTGCTACCCGCCTCACCCCATACGCACCCGATCGGATGCTGCGCGGCCACCGGCTGGATATACCTGGCCACGAGCCATGTGAGCATAAAACCATACCCAATGCTACCCATgttatacagcgctgcggaatatgatggcgctatatagcTCAATACATAATAGTAACTCCTGCTCTTTATGATGCCCGCTCCCCCTACCAGCCTAACCCCCAATTCTAAGCACATCCGCATCTCAAGTAGGTGAGTCAAGAGTTAACATGCAATTTAATGAATTGGTTGTTGTCgttgtacagcgccgcagaacatgatggcgctatataaaacaattaataataataaaaataataataataaataattctcagagcttaatgttgtttttttacccaTTTGGGCGGTATTGTGAGGCGCCGGCCAGCAGAGGGGGCTGTAGAGCTGCTCACAGCATGCTGGTGTTTATTGAATGGGGTTCATGCCCCTCTTCTAATATCATATAATACTGCAGCGCCCCTCACCCCCATCAGACACAAACTAAATGTATCCCTGCGAGCCAACCCCAAAATGCCAGCTTAATCTCATTTTATCTCGTTTTACGTTTAAACTTCTCGAATAATAGTTTTGGTTGATTTATTTTGAGAGAGGAGAACAAGTCCTTTCCAAGGGGTCATAGTAACTAGTGGGTCAGacgcttagatgtaatgtaaaggaagttatacttcactgagagggtggtagataaccggaacagtctcccagcagaagtggtagaggttaatacagtgagggaatgtaaacatgcatggggtaggcgtATGGGAATCTAAGATGAGGCTGACggccgattaaggtttgagtctttacagcaggagaaacgggccgaatggggccgatctgccatcagattctatgtttctgcatATGTGGTTGGAGAGGCTGTCACTGATTTAACCCTCTCCAGCGCTGCTGGTTTTTTTATACCCAGATATTCCTCTCCTTGCCAGATATATATCTCTGCGAGAGACACCGAGTGCATCCATCCTCGCCTTCTGGCCGCCAGTCCTGCATTCTTCCAATACTTTCACGTTCTGGAAACTTTATATTCGATTAGAACAATGGCGCAATACACCACCTCTGCCCGGCTCCCAAACAAGCTGGGGCATCGCAGGACTCTTTAATCCTCCCGTGAGAGGCCATGGAGGGTATGGAGAGCTTGTACATGTTTAATCCAGCCAGTGTAGCTGCCAACAGCCCTGAATACGCCAGAACAGTCCTGATAATGTGAGCACAATATCCAGTGTTATCCCAcgtcatatattattattattattacaacttTGTGTTTGGGTGCAGGATAGTTGGTAGGTATGAAGGAATGCGTTCTTCATACTGCTGTGCAATACTTGACTATTGCAACGCCTCTAACCAAACACAATATTGGCCGAGGGTGATGGGGTTTATGGTGGGAGGTTGATGATATCCAGCTTGCAACACTCTAATCTTAACCCCAAAATACTCGAACATTGCTCGTACAATGACacttatacaaaatatatgcatatacactgATAATATATGTGTCACACAGCTTTTCAGTGTCTctctgtccctttttcctcccctgatgcccctcttttcttggagctcagagtgtttgctgggtataagGGGATCAGAGGGTTCTACGGccataaaagtaacaataatgtgtatagagacAGCAGggaatgtttataaattaacagCGTAAACAGATACACCgatacaaataaacaaatacaaagaaGACGACAAATTCAGTGACATAAATCTTTATTAATAGGTCACACAGTCACATATTAAGCCCTGCCCTtggccacgcctctaaccacacccctgaTCGGCCTGTCTAGTCCACCTCTttattctgctgtaaagactcagacccctatcagtcgtcggtctcgtcttagattcaggagccgtatgcctgccCCATGCGTGTTTACAGTTCCTCGCTATATTAGCCTCTATcgtttctgctgggaggctgttccacctatctaccaccctctcagcaaagtaaaacttcttggCATGAAACCTAAAATAAGCGTCAATCATCTAAACGCGCTCTCGTTGAAAGGGTTGACCCTACTTTAGCGATATTCTAAATAACATTACTGTACGAGCTCGCAGGCGGATAATGCATCGTAACGCggattgttttatatacatcCGGTCTTAAcgcaatattttattcattaaatatacTCGGCGCTGTACAAGGATGTGGGGTGCGGCTACACAACGAGCGATGGACTACCCTGTATAACAGTGCTGAGTATCTGCGCAGGCTGAACGTACTGTGCTGTAATCCCGATCCCTCGCCGTCACTTACAGATCTGTCCGAGATGTGTGTGCAAGTGGATAATTACCCCCCATATACGTCACCCCCTCCCTTTCTCCCGTCTCCAGTCCCCCAGCACCGGGGGTATATAAGGATGGGAGTTTTTATCTAAGAAAATCTAAAACATATATCTCCCGCTGGCTGCCGCTGCACGTACCCAAGGAGAGGAGGCGACCGTGACCCCCAAAATCCTCATCCTAGAGGAGAGCAGAGGACGAGGAGGGACAAGAGGATCCGTTAACCCCGACACTGTAAGTAACTCTGACCGGGGTCACATATTCTAGAGACGAATCTTTCATACCCCGCTTTGATTTAATGACATCTGAGCATCCCAGCGGCTGCCCTTCTCGCTGCTTTATCACAGATCAAAcctcctgcttgaatacaggtgacttcattcggAAAACCATTACCTTCTGAGATGTTAAGGTTTTCAATAGAATCTTAGTGACGGCCTaatgaagggttaatatttaaagggtcTTAGGCTAGCGCATTTCGAAATGCAGCCCACCGCCCGTCTCATGAATGTGCCCCAGAGCTGGTCCTCCAGCTGCTTTTGAACCACAATATAGTCCCATCCCGACCAACCCAAGGACGAGCGCTAACAACTGGAACTGCAACCCAAAAACAGCCGGCGGGGTGAATGGAAGGTGGGTTGAACTTGGGGTATGTTTTATTCATTGCATTATTACTGTAGAGGGGTGTACGACGAGGCTTAAGAAGTAAGAGATGACCTAACGAGGTCCTCTCCTCCGCTGAGATGGTCGGACGCTGACACAAATGTCTTCCGTTACAGGACGATGCACCTGTTCCTTTACCTGGTGCTGTTTCAGGTCGGATGGGGTGTTCGGTGCAACGTGCTGTACCCGGATTTCAACAGGTATGTTTTCTACCCCTCCCCCGGGGCGCAGCGGAGCTCCCCCCGCACTCGGCCAGATACGTGGTGGCTTTAGAAAGATGGAAAGGTGGCGGAAGAGAATGTTCTTTTGTGAAAGGAGGTTCATCGatgacaaataataaaaagttagcacaggtatatatatatatatatatgggttagTGAATAGATGTAGGAGTTATGGAGAACAGGGTGCATCGGGTCAAATGCAGGCCATCGGTCACCGGTGACATGGAAGCCCGAGCCAGAAGATAGACTTGTGTCTGAGGAACAGCCAGGATGGTCTAACGCTCCTGCGCTGCACGTGTTAATACATTGTATTTTCTCGGCGTAGTTACAATGTAACCCGTCTCTTCGGCGAGATGCTATGCGTGCGCCGTCTCGAGTGGGGTCGCCGTGACCCTGCTTTGAAGATCCGCACCTCTTCCTCCTTCTTCAGAGCTCCATCTTCCCAACCAAACCCCCGAAAGCCTTTCATCTTTGTAGCGAGTAATACGAGAAATGACAGCaatcatttaaagaaaaagggggggggttgtacGGAGCAACGGGAGAAGTTAAATCGAGAGGTTTTATGGAGTCATTGGAAGCTCTGCTTCCAGATGcaacgtgaaaaaaaaatggagaagtcAAGAGGGCCTATAGAGCGGTCAAAAAACATGAGAGAGGGGGTTATACGGGCACGGCCGGGGGCAGGGCTGGCAACAATCCACGTCGGGGCAAGTGGTCCTACAAGAAGCAACCCCAAATACACTTCATGGATAAGAGACACAGATAAGGGACGGTATATGAGAAAGAGCCCAGTGTGAGATGCTCCTCACACTCCACGTTATCATCAGGAACTAAAACTCACAAGAGGTTCAGGTAGTGGCCCAAAAGCCGACAGGGGGCAGTTTATTCCCTATACCCTTTACCTGGATCGCGCAATAAGACAGTTATTgccctgcacagctctcttgGCACCTTCTATGTGTAAGAAGAACATGTCCTTCTGAGATGCTTTCTAGGTCTGACAGATCTTCTCCCGCAGGCTTAAGGCATGAAAGAGATAGGGTTTCCCTAAATCCTCTGATCCCCTTTACAGGGGTATGGAAAGCTAGCGAGTTTTAAGGGGGTCCCAGCTGATCGCGGGGATCAAGATGTTGCATAGTCTTGGTTTTTGGGAACGGAGAAAGGTTAGATATCAAGTTTACGAGGCTAGATGAAAGAAGCACTTCCCCGTTCCTCATAGAACACAACAAAGTAATAAAACGAGCTGTCGCATGAAGCTTTTACTTTATCGTTGGATCTAGATTGTTACTTCTAGGGCGTGCGTCACCATTCCGTGTGTTTTGTTTACTTGCAGTTATAAGCAAAACCCTAAACCCATCAGAGAGCTCCGTTTCCAGACCGTGGCCGGGGGTCCCGTGCAGAGTAATGACTGGTCAATGGACGAGCAGGAAGGCGACTTTGTGAGAGGGCTTTCTGAAAACAGGTGGGTTTCACAGCCGCAATCGCTAATTTCCGACGTTCTCACGCTACGCCGGGGCATGCCGACGCGCATGAGGACAGAGCGCCACACAATAATCACCCGCCATGGCTATACGATACAGTGAAATCTACCCCTTGTCTAGGATGGAGAGACACGTGGATGCCATATTTACCAACACGTACAGAAAGTTCCTGGGACAGATCTCGGCAAGGCGCTACTTACAAAACATGATGGGAAAACGGTTGGGGTGAGTAGGAGTCGGCGGGGACCCTAGAAAGTGCATCTATTGGGGGGAAACATTGTGACCCCAAACATGCGGATGATCTTCAGTCATACACGGGGTTTATGGCTCATCCCGCATGCAGCTGCACACATGAGCTCTAACTATTGGGGTATTTACAACACATGCATGAAAAGTGACGCGGGCCATACGTTCGGGGAGGAAAGTTCTTGGCCGTCGGctctaaatatacattttctctgCTCCCAGGCAAGAAGGTCTGGATGGGAAAGGACAAGAACCAGGCGACAACGACAGGACACTCAGGGACGCCTTACTGGCAGCCCTGAGGGACAGGTGAGCTTTTGTTCAGTCATTTTTAGGGTTCCCTACCATGTTTTTGTGCCTGGTATTTCCCATCGATAAGCCTAAGAGGTAATCTACGCGGCTGAACCAGAACTACAGGCGAACACAAAACCATTCATTTAACAACGGAGGGCGAGACGGACGATCCCTACCTCTAGGGAGTAATAAGCGTATA from Spea bombifrons isolate aSpeBom1 chromosome 13, aSpeBom1.2.pri, whole genome shotgun sequence encodes:
- the GHRH gene encoding somatoliberin, yielding MHLFLYLVLFQVGWGVRCNVLYPDFNSYKQNPKPIRELRFQTVAGGPVQSNDWSMDEQEGDFVRGLSENRMERHVDAIFTNTYRKFLGQISARRYLQNMMGKRLGQEGLDGKGQEPGDNDRTLRDALLAALRDSDVPERREEQPQYYRL